In Nocardia sp. NBC_01327, the genomic stretch GATACCGGCATCGAATTCGGTGGTTTCGCTGGACAACCGCTCCCGGATGGCGCGGGTGGCCGCGAGCGCCGAACCGGCCGCATCGGGCAGCAGTGCGGGCGTTCCGAAGACCGCGAGGGCGGCATCGCCCTCGAATTTGTTGAGCAGTCCGCCGTATCGCTCGACCTCGTCGACCACTATGCCGAAGAAGTCATTGAGAATCGTCACGATCTCACGGGCCGGCCGGGTCGCGGCCATGGTGGTGGAGCCGATGATATCGATGAAAATCGCTGCGGCATCCAATTCTTCGCCGCCCAGCTCCGGATTGCGCCGCAGCGCCGCCGCCGCGACATCGTGGCCCACATGGCGGCCGAACAGATCCCGAATCTGTTCGCGCTCACGCAATCCCAGCACCATGCGGTTGAAACCGCTTTGCAATTCCCCCAATTCGGTGCCGTCGTAAACCGTGACCGCCGCTTCCAGGTCACCGTCCTCGACTCGCCGCAGCGCATTGCGCACACTGCGAATGGGTGCGACCGTCGCGCCGAGCGTCTGTGTCATGAGCAGTCCGCCGAAGACCAGCGTGGCGCCGCCGAGCGAGAGCACGCAGACCGCGAGCCGCTCGGTACTGATATCCACGCCGCTCAGCGCCAGGATCGCGACCACCATGAGCAAGGCCACCGGTGTGCCCGAACCGAGCATCCAGACCAGCGCAGAGCGCCCGAACACTCCGATCCCGCGCGACTGCCGCGACGGTGCGGCGTCGAGTACTCGTGCGGTGACCGGCCGCAGCGCGAACTCCGCGGCCAGATAGCTGTTGGCGCAGACGACAATCGCACTGGACCCGATGCCCAGCACGAATTTCGGCACGAAGGCGGGGTCCGCCAGTCCGTACAGCGGTGTGAGGACCGCCATCCCGCCGAGCCAGAGCAGCGCCTGCTGCAGAACCAGCCGCCTGGGCACCCGGGCGGCGGCATGCCGCTCCTCGGCATTCGGTATCCGGTCCGGATCGGTCGACCAGCGCAGCGTCCGCAGTCCCCAGACGGTGCCCCACACCATTCCGAGCAGCAGGGCCAGCGCCGCGTAGAGCGGGGTCGCGACGAAGTTCAGCAGTACCAGTCGGCGCGTGAGCACCGACGGACCGGGCAGGACCACCCCGATCAACACCATGGCCACCGCGATGCCGATCAGATTCGCTCCGATCAGCGGCACGGTCAGCAGGACCTGCACGCGCACCCGCCGGGACATCGCCCCTTCCTCGGCGGGACCGAGCAGCCTCGATCCCCATGGAGCCGCGCCCAGCGCCTCCCTGACCCCCTCGCCCTCGACCATGGGTGCAGCCTAGGCGAGAGCCCGTGCGGGTGCCGCAGTCCGCCGATCGGATGTCGTGCCCCGAATCGCGCCGATTCGAGGGTGGTTGCCGCTGGTCAGACGTTCGAGAGGGCACTGTCCACGGCGGTGTGCCGGTCTCCGGGGTTGCTGGGAGTTGTTTGGCGACCACTCGGTCGGGTACTCGGCATTTCGTGTGTTCGAAGGACGCGCCTGCGGGCAGCAGGCGCGTGATCGTGAGGATGCGGTTCGCCGCATCCGTGTGCAGGTGAGGGATGTGTATGGGTGCGAGCCTGATGATCGTGGAGGATGACGACCGGGTTCGTGGCGCTCTGCGGCTCGCCATGGAGGACGAAGGCTACGACGTAGCCGAGGCCGAGGAGGCCGAGACGGCCCTGGAACATCTGCGCGACCACGGCGTCCCGGATGTGATGATCGTCGATCTCATGCTGGGCGAAATGGACGGATTCACCTGTATCCGTGAGGTGCGCCGCGATCATGATGTGCCGATCATCGTGGTCAGTGCGCGCGACGACACCCATGATGTGGTCGCCGCACTGGAGGCGGGCGCGGACGACTTCGTCACCAAACCGTTCGAGATCAAGGAGATCACCGCGCGTATGCGGGCGCTGCGCCGGCGGGCGCGGCTGGCCTCGTCCCGGGATGATGCACCCGATGACGCGGCCGAGGAGGCGCCCGAAGAGGTGCTCTTGGACGCCGATCCGGACTCGCCGCTGGTGCTTTCGCCGGATGGCGGCACGGTGCGGCGCGGTGACGAGGAACTGCATCTGACCGTCACCGAATTCCGGGTGCTGTGCGAACTCGCCGCGAGTCCGGGACGGGTGCTCAGTCGCACGGCGCTGCTCGAACGCATTTGGGACCGCGGCTTTTTCGGCGACGAACGCATTGTCGACGTGCATGTGCGCCGCTTGCGCACCAAGATCGAGCACGATCCCTCCGATCCGCAGATCGTGGTGACCGTACGGGGCCTGGGTTATCGACTCGATGCGCAGCGCTGATCCGGGCGGTACCGTCCCGGATCCGCGTTCCTCCCGGCCGATCATGCGCACCGAAACCCTGCGCAGCCGTGTGATTTTCGCCTTCACACTGGGAGCCGGGCTCATCGCGCTGCTGGTGGGAGTCACCGGATACTGTGTCGGTCGTGAAGGCGCCGATCCCGTATGGCTGCTGATCGGCGGTGCGCTGGCCGCGGGCGCTTTCGGTGCGGCAGCGGGCATTTGGGTGAGTCGCCGGCTGTCGGCGACGGTCGACGACTACGACATGATGGTCGATTCCCTGCGGCAGCGCATCGAACGCGAGCGCCGCCTGGTCGGGGATGTGAGCCATGAACTGCGTACACCGCTGACCACCCTGATCACCAGTGTCGGTGTGCTGAACCGGCATTCCGAGGAGCTGCCGGAGCGTTCCCGCCGCGCACTGGAGTTCGTCAGCGCCGAGCTCGAACATCTGCGTCACATCCTCGACGACATGCTCGAGCTGGCGCGGGTGGAGGCCGGGGTGCATCGCGGGGATACCGAACCGCTCTCGGTCGCGGAGCTGCTCAGACATATGCTCGCCGAGCGTTCGTACAGCCCGGAGCTGCTGACGGTGACGGGCGAGGTGATGATCTCCGGCCGCAAGGTCGAGCTGGAGCGCGCGATCGGCAATCTGTTCGAGAACGCCAAGCGGCACGGCGGCGGCGTGACCGCGGTGACCGCCTCGCGGGTCGGGACGGAGGTGGTGATCACCGTCGACGATGCCGGACCCGGAGTGCCCGCGGCGGAACGTGAACGCATCTTCGAGCGCTTCGCGACAGTCCGCAATGCCCGCCGTTCCGCCAGCGGGACGGGCATCGGGCTGGCCCTGGTCGCGGAAACCGTTGCGTCCCATCGTGGCCGGGTGGAGTGCGGCGAACGGCCCGGCGGCGGCGCCAGATTCACCGTTCGCCTGCCCGGTGTCACCGGATGACACGGGATCGTCACACGATCGTAAAGAACCCAACAGAAGACCTCAAAGTTCGTCCGCGAGGCTCGAAAGGGTCATGCAGACGCAATTGAAGCAATTCGAAGCAATAGTCCAGCAAATCACTCGAGAGCGGCACTCCGCGTTGCCTCCGGTGCGCGGCAGCAACGAATTTCTCGTCCGGGCTCCGACATTGGAGGACGGAGCCCGGATATGGCGCATCGCCGCGGATTCCGGAGTCCTCGATACGAATTCGAGCTATGCCTACCTGCTGTGGTGCCGCGATTTCGCGGACACCTCGGCGGTGGTCGAAATCGACGGCAGGGTGGGCGGATTCGTCATCGGATATCTGCGCCCGCAGCAGCCCGGGACGTTTTTCGTCTGGCAGGTCGCGGTGGATGAGGCCTATCGCGGTCGCGGTCTGGGCGGGGCCATGCTCGACTCCCTGATGGACGGCCTTGCCGGGCAGGGCGTCTCCACGCTGGAGACGACCGTCTCGCCGGACAATGCGGCGTCGACCGCTATGTTCGCCGCACTCGCCCGCCGCCGCGGTGCGCTGCTCACGGCGCGGCCGCTCTTCGATCCCGGCCATTTTCCGGACGGACACGAACCCGAACACCTGTTCCGTATAGCCACGGCAATAGACCAGGAGGTGGGCCGATGACTGCCCCCGATTTGACCATTTTCGACGAACTAGAATCCAATGTGCGCGGTTACTGCCGCTCCTGGCCCGCGGTGTTCGATACCGCGTCCGGAGCCTGGCTGCGTGATGAGGACGGCCGGGATTACCTGGACTTCTTCGCGGGCGCGGGTGCGCTCAATTACGGCCACAATAATCCGGTGCTGAAGCAGGCGCTGCTGGAATACCTGGCGGGCGACGGCATCACGCACGGTCTGGATATGGCGACGGTCGCCAAGCGTCGTCTGCTGGAAACATTGCAGCGCACCATATTGCAGCCGCGCGGGCTGGACTACAAGGTGCAGTTCCCCGGGCCGACCGGCGCGAACGCGGTCGAGGCGGCGCTGAAGCTGGCGCGCAAGGTGACGGGCCGGACCTCTATTCTCAATTTCACGAACGCTTTTCACGGTATGACGCTGGGCGCCCTGGCGGTGACCGGCAATGCCGCCAAGCGGGCCGGCGCGGGTGTGCCGCTGCCGCATTCGACTCCGATGCCCTATGACGGCTATCTGACGGATTCGCAGGACGATCCGTTCGTGTGGATGGAGACCATCCTCGATGACGCTTCCTCCGGGGTGGACAAGCCCGCGGCGGTGATCGTCGAAACCGTCCAGGGTGAGGGCGGCGTCAATATCGCTCGTCCCGAATGGCTGTGCGCCCTGTCCGAATTGTGTTCGGCGCGTGAGATTCTGCTGATCGTCGACGATGTGCAGATGGGCTGCGGGCGGACCGGGCCGTTCTTCTCCTTCGAGGAGGCGGGCATCATTCCCGATATCGTGACGCTGTCGAAATCCATTGGCGGCTACGGGCTTCCGATGGCGCTGGTGCTCATGCGTCCCGAGCTCGACCAGTGGGCGCCGGGGGAGCACAACGGCACGTTCCGCGGTAACAACCCGGCGTTCGTGACCGCGCAGGTGGCGCTCGAGCACTACTGGTCCGACACGCTGCTCTCCACCGCGACTCTGGCCAAGGGTGAGCTGGTACACCGCACCCTGGACGAGATGTGCGGGGCATTCGAGGGTCTGTCCACGCGCGGTCGCGGCCTGGTGCACGGTGTGGTCTTCGGAGAACCGTCCCAGGCGGGCAAGGTGGCCCAGGTGGCCTTCGAGCGCGGGCTGCTGGTGGAGACCTCCGGCGCCCAGGACGAGGTGATGAAATTGCTTCCGCCGCTGACGATTACCGAACCCGAGTTGGATCACGGACTCGCCATTATCGCCGACGCGGTCGCTGTTGTGTGCGACGGGAAGGGACGCTGAAATGATCGTGCGTAGCACTGCGGAGATCACCGGTACCGAACGTGATGTGGCAGAGGCGGGTTGGCGCAGCAAGCGCATTGTGCTCGGCGGTGACGGTGTGGGTTTCTCGTTCCACGAGACCACGATCGAGCCTGCGACCGTGCACGAGTTCCACTACCTCAATCATGTGGAGGCGGTGTGGCTCGTCGAGGGGGAGGGCAGTCTCACCGATCTCGACAACGGCGTCAACTACGAGCTGGGTCCGGGGTCGATGTACCTGCTCGACGGGCATGAGAAGCACCGGCTGCACGCGCATACCCGCATGCGCATGATGTGCGTGTTCAATCCGCCGGTCACCGGCCAGGAAGTGCACGACGAGAACGGGATCTACCCGCTCGTCGCGGTATCGACCGACTAGTGGAATGACGGGAGTTTCCAGGGAATGACGGCAACGTACGAGACCAGGTTCGATCGATATCCGACGCGCACGGACGGACCCGCGCCCCACCTGGAGCGCACCGATCCCACCGTATGGGGCGAGGTCGGGAGCGCGGCGCTGACCGGCTTCGATGCCGACGGGTACGCGATCCTGGACGGCCTGCTCGATCGTGCGGAGGTCGCCGATGTGGCGGCCGAGATCGAGCGCATGACAGGCGATCCCGAGCTGATGCTTGACGAGCGGGTCGTCATCGAGCGCGAATCGAACCGCGTCCGGTCGATCTTCGAGGTGCACAAGCTCAGCGTGCTGATCGCGAATATGTTGCGCGAGAGTCGAATTGCCGGACTGGCCCGGCAGGTCCTCGGCTCAGAGGTCTATATCCATCAGAGCCGGATCAACTACATGCCCGGACTGCGGGGCGCGGGTTTCTACTGGCATTCCGACTTCGAAACCTGGCATGCCGAAGACGGAATGCCCGCACCGCGCGCGGTCAGCCTCTCCATCGCCCTGACCGACAATTTCCCCTTCAACGGCAGCCTGATGGTCATGCCCGGCTCGCACCGGACATTCGTGCCGTGCCAGGGTTCCACCCCGCCCCAGCACTACCGAGACTCGTTGCGGGAGCAGCAGATCGGCGTCCCCTCCGAAGCCGATATCACCGACCTGGCGAACCGCCACGGCATCGCCCAGTTCACCGGCCGCGCCGGATCCGCCCTCCTGTTCGACTCGAACATCATGCACGGCTCCCCCAACAACATCACCCCATTCCCCCGCTCGAACCTCTTCATAGTCTTCAACAGCGTGGAAAACACCCTGACCGACCCCTACGCAGCCACCACGCCCCGCCCCACCTACGTTGGCAGCCGCGACTTCACCCCGGTCATGTAATCACCGCGGCCACCCCGTCGAGAGGGACCACCCGAAGGGCGGTCCCTCTCGCCATTTCCGCTCGACCTCAACGTCAACCCTCCATGCCCAACAACCGCAATGCCCGAGCGAGTCCGCCCGCAGGATCACCACATGGCATCTCACGTTGCTGCCGGGCCTACTCCAGACCCTCGAGTATCGCCGCGCGATGATCTGGACGGTCTTTCCCTGGATGTCCACGGCTGAAGTGGAGCAGCGCGTGGAAGTGACCGTGAAGCGTCAGCAGCGGCTCGATGATCCGGAATTCTGTGTGTCAGCACTACTTTCGGAGTCGGTGCCGCACCATCAGGTGGGCGGCCCGGCAGTCACGGCGAGGTCTCTGTGGCATCTCGCCGAGCTCGGTGACCGGCGAAACGTCTCCATACGCATTGTTCCGCATCGGGTCGGGTCGCATCTCGGGCTGCAAACGGACCACTTCGTCCTGCTGGAGTTTCCGTCGCACACCGCTTCCGGGACTCGGACCAAATGGATCGAGCCTCCGGTGGTCTACGTCGAGGGATTTACCGGCGCCCTCTACCTCGAAAGAGACACCGAGGTTGACCGTTATCGCAGCGCGCTTGTAGAAATCAGCCGACTTGCGTTGGATGAAGGGGATACGCGAAAGATGTTGGTACAGACGGCGAAGGAGTGCGCACCGTGAGCATCCCCGACAGAAGGCGCTGGTTCAAGAGCAGCTACTCCGCTCAGCAGGATGCCTGCGTAGAGGCCGCCCACTTCGCCGGGGGAGCAGTCGGCGTCCGTGACTCCAAAGATCCAGTCGGCCCAGCGCTCACTTTCGGTCCGCAGCAGTGGGACAGCTTCCTGGTCGGCCTTCGCGCAGGCACTTTCGACATCTAGCGCGTGGCACGGTGAGGCTCCGGCCTGAGCGGTCAAATGCCCGCCACGACGGCATGGTCCGCCGCCCACACCAATTCCGGACCCGCCGTCAGCGCAGGTCCTTCGACATGTAGCGTCTGATACGGCGATGGCCCGGCCTGAGCGGTCAAACCCCCAGTCACCGCGGCAATATTTGGTCGCCCCGCATCGATCTTTGACCGCTGAGGCCGGTGACGAAGCGCGAGCACGACCTGAGGCATCGCCGAGAGGGCTCTGGTGGTGGGATTTCTCGGCGTGTCACCACCATCAGAGCCCGCTCGGCGTTGTATCGGAGGGGGGCGCCGACGGAGGTCGCCTCTCGAGGGGTGGGGTGTGGCTAAATTGGTTGGCGCGTGGTGGGGGTGAACATTTACAGTCGATCGAGTACAGCAGATGGTTTGTGAGCGGGCCGGATTCGGTCGGTTACCACTTCTAATGGGGATGTCGCGGGTTCGAATCTCGCCGGGAGCTTGCTTCCGTAGCTCAGTTTGGTAGAGCGCCAACACGTCGGTCGGAACAACATGACCGCTCACCTCTGTGTGCTGTGGGTCAAGTCCAAATGCGTGGTGTAGCAACGGTGGTCATCGCTTGATCCGGTAGTGGGTCAGGCGGTCAGTGCCGCGGTGGTGTCCTCCTGTTCGTCGGGGTCGGTGAGCCCGCGGGAGCGGGCAAGAACGTCCAACCCGAGGTAGCGGCGTCCTTCGATCCATTCGTCGTGTTGCTCGGCCAGGACGGCGCCGACGAGACGGATGATCGCGGTGCGATCGGGGAAGATACCGACCACGTCGGTGCGGCGGCGGATCTCTTTGTTCAACCGTTCCTGGGGATTGTTCGACCAGATCTGGTGCCAGATCTGCTTGGGAAACGCGGTGAACGCCAGCAGGTCCGCGCGGGCAGCATCGAGGTGCGCGGCGACTCTGGGCAGCTTCTCGGTCAGGGCGTCGAGCATCCGATCATATTGGGCGGCAACCGATTCGGTATCGGCTTGATCGAATACCGAATGCAACAGGGTGCGAACCCAGGGCCAGGAACTCTTCGGGCAAACCGACATCAGGTTCACCGTGTAATGGGTGCGGCAGCGCTGCCAGCTCGCGCCGGGCAAGGTCGCGCCGATCGCGGCCACCAAACCCGCATGCGCGTCGGAGGTGACCAACGCGACCCCGGACAGGCCGCGAGCGACCAGGTCGCGGAAGAATGCCAGCCAGCCGGCACCGTCCTCGCCGGAAGTGACTTGGATACCCAGGATTTCGCGGTAGCCGTCGGCGTTGACGCCGGTGGCGATCAGGGCGTGGACGTTGACCACGCGCCCGTTCTCGCGGACCTTGAGCACCAGGGCGTCTGCGGCGAGGAACGTGTAAGGGCCCTGATCCAAGGGGCGGGTGCGGAATGCTTCGACCTGGGCATCGAGGTCGCGGGCCATGATCGAGACCTGGGACTTGGAAAGTGTTGTGATGCCCAGGGATTCGACGAGTTTCTCCATCCGCCGTGTCGAGACCCCGAGCAGATAGCAGGTCGCGACCACGCTGGTGAGGGCCCGTTCGGCGCGTTTGCGGCGTTCCAGGAGCCAGTCCGGGAAATACGAGCCGGATCGTAGTTTCGGGATCGCGACGTCGAGGGTGCCGACGCGGGTGTCGAAGTCGCGGTGGCGGTAGCCGTTGCGGTGGTTGATCCGGTCGTCGGAGCGTTCGCCGTAGCCGGCTCCGCAGGCGGCGTCGGCCTCGGCGCTCATCAGGGTTTGCACGAAGCTGGACACCATCTCGCGCAGCAGGTCCGGGCCCATTACCGCCAATTGGTCGGCGAACGGCTTGCCCGGGTCGATAGGCTGGATATTGGTCATCGCGTGAAGTCTCCTTCGAGTGACTGTGAGAGGTCCTTCGAGGATCACGCGGTGACCACCTTGCTGTCCGGGGATTACGCCAGACTCAGCAGCTGATCAGCTGCCGTACACCATCTTCGTGGACGCAACCGTGCTGTGGCGAGTGAGGGCGGGCCGGAGCTGATCGGTTATCGGTTACCAAGGTTCAACTCCTTGCTGATATTCGGAGCGATCCTGATATCAGTCCCGGTCGGCGCACCATGACCGTCCGCACTCGAATGCATTACAGGAGAATGGAAGACGGGCCGGCGCTGATCGGTTATCGGAGCGGGAATTCGCGGGTTCGACTCCCGCCGAACGGCATTGCCGTTTGTAGCCGAGTGGCATAGGCGCCCGCCAAACCCCGGTCGGCATTCACACGCCCGTCTTTCCCCATGCCCTTCGCAGGGCTGAACAAATGAGGTGAACATGGACGCTTACGCAGGCGTGAACCTGCGGGCAACCCCGCAGTCGCAGCCCGCCGATCGGCGCCAGGTTGCCAATAATGCCGGTGGTTTCACCTTCGAGGTGACGCCGGAGGTACGGCTGCGCCGATTCTTGACCCTCGGCAGCGAGGGCGGAACGTACTACGTGAGCGCGCGGGACCTGACCAAGGAAAACGCCACTGTCGTACTGGATTTCGCGCGCACTCGCACCGCGGACCTGGTCGCCGAAATCGTCGCGATCTCGACCGCGGGCCGGGCACCGAAGCAGAATCCGGCGCTGTTTGCCCTGGCCGCTGCCGCGTCTCTCGGCGATGTCGACGGCCGCCGCCTCGCGCTCGACGCACTGCCGCTGGTCGCGCGTACCGGTACCCACCTGTTCCTGTTCGCCCGCTATGTCGAGCAGTTCCGTGGCTGGGGACGCGCGCTACGGCGTGCCGTCGCGCACTGGTACGTGGACAAGTCCGTCGACGACCTTGCGTATCAGGCCGTGAAGTACCAGCAGCGTGAAGGCTGGACGCACCGCGATCTGCTGCGTCTGTCGCACCCGGACACCGATCAGGACGAGCGTCGCCGCCTGTTCGATTGGATCTGCCACCGGGAGGCATCGCTCGAGGGGCTGCGCCTGATCGAGGGGTTCAAGCGTGCCCAGGACGCGCCGGTCGCACGCATCCCGGATCTCGTGCGCGAGTACCGGCTGTCGTGGGAAATGCTGCCCGACGCCGCACTCAGCGAGGCATCCGTATGGGAAGCGCTGCTGGACAACGGTATTCCGCAGACCGCGCTGATGCGTCAGCTGCCGCGTCTGACGCGTCTGGGTCTGCTGTCCCCGCTGGGGGCGCGCACCAAGGCCGTCGCCGAGCAGCTGGCCGACCGCGATCGTCTGCGGAAGTCCCGCGTGCACCCGGTGAATGTCCTTGTCGCGCTGCGTACCTACGCATCCGGCCGATCCGTGCGCGGCGAAAGCTCCTGGGAGCCTTCCCGTCCGATCGTGGACGCACTCGATGCCGCGTTCTATCAGGCATTCGAGTCGGTCCAGCCGACCGGCAAGCACCACCTGCTCGCACTGGACGTGTCCGGATCGATGACAGCTGCCGTGTCGGGGCTGCCATTGTCCGCGCGTGAGGCGAGTGCTGCGCTCGCGCTGGTCACCGCATCGACCGAATCCTCCTACGACATCGTCGGATTCACGTCGAACGGCGACTACCGGAACGCCGCACTGACCCCCCTGTCGATCAGCCCGCGCCAGCGCCTGGACGACGCGATCCGAGCGGTGAGCAATCTGCCGTTCGGTGGCACCGACTGCGCCCTGCCGATGCAGTACGCACTGGAGAACAAGCTGCACGTGGATGTCTTCGAAGTCATCACCGATAACGAGACCTGGGCGGGGCGGGTGCATCCGCATCAGGCGCTGCGGCAGTATCGGCGTGAGATCAACCCGGAGGCGAAGTTGGTTGTGGTCGGGATGACGGCGACGAACTTCTCCATTGCCGATCCCTCGGATGCCGGCATGCTCGACGTTGCCGGGTTCGATTCGGCAGTGCCTACGCTGCTGGCGGACTTTGCGCGTGGGCTCTGACGGTCGCGTGTGGCGATGCAGTGAAATGACGCTGACCAGGAACTGAGGGTGGGAAACGCCGAGATGGCGCCACCATCGTTTCCTGGTCGGCGTCGTTTCGCTTGCGCGAGAGAGGGATCTGAGAGCAGCGGATGGCGGCGTGCGGTGCGAGGGTTGCTGAAATATGTAGGTCGGTCTATTGTTTGTCTGGTGAGCAATAAGGGAGCCGAGACCAGGGTCAAGCTGTTGGATGCGACTCGGACGCTGGTCGAGGCTCGCGGGTACTTCGGGACCGGGCTCAATCAGATCATCGAAACCAGTGGGGCGCCGCGGGGTTCGCTGTACTTCCATTTTCCCGGTGGTAAGGATCAGTTGGTCGGCGAGGCAATCGGGCGCAGCGGCACTGATATTGCGGAGCTGATCGCCCTTGTCGAAGCGCCGGATGCCCGAGAGTTCGTGCGGCAGTTGCTCACATTGCTCGGTGACCGGCTGGAGCAATCCGACTGGACCAGTGGATGCCCCGTCGCGGCCGTTGCGCTCGATGTGGCCTCCTCTAATGACACTGTGCAGCAAGCCTGTTCGGCTGTCTACCGGCAGTGGGAAGACGTGCTTCGGGACCGGCTGACCGCCTACGGTCACCCCGAACCGGAACGCCTGACCACCGCGGTTCTCGCGATGATCGAAGGCGGATTGATTCTCGCCCGCACTCACCGCGACCGCACACCGCTGCGACAGCTGGCCGAGATCGTCGACATCCTCGTCTGAGCCGCACCCGCTGGGTTCCGTGACCTGGCGTTATGTCTCAAAAATATATAGATCGATCTACTGAAAGCTGACAATCATGGTAGACACCGACTCGATCGTCTTCGGCGCCGCCGGATTCATCGGACGCTCCCTGGTCGCCGAACTGCTGCGGGACGGTCATACCGTCACAGCGGCTGTCCGGGCCGGCAGTCAGGAACGCCTGCGCACCTGGCTCACCGGCCAGGGCGTCGATCAGGGCGAACTCACCATCGTCGACACCGATATCGCGGAATCGGATCTGGCCCTGCGCAGCACGATCGGGGGCGTCCGCGACGTCTACAACGCCGCGGCGCTCATGAAATTCGGCCTGGAGCCCGATGCGGCCCGCCGGGTCAATGTCACCGGCGCGCTGAACGTACTCACCTGGGCGAGTAGGCAACCGGAGCTGCGGCGCGTTGTGCACATCACCGCCTACCGCGCCACCGTGGAGGGCGGTCTCGAACGCGATTATCGCAATGGCGCGTACGGCGCCTCGAAACTCGAGGCCGACGCCGCGCTCCGTGAACTCGCTGCGGCACAGCGCATTCCACTGACCATCGCCAACCCTTCCTCGGTGCTGGGGCCGGGGCAGTACTTCGGCCTGGCCGAGGTCGTCGATAATCTGTGGAACGGCAAGCTGCCCGCGCTGCCCGGCCGGAGCGATACGTTCATCCCGGTGGTCGACGTCGACTATGTCGCCCGATTCCTCGTGGGACTGCCCACGCTGCCCGACACCGTCGGCAGGGCCTACACCCTCCTCGACCCCGCCACTCCGGATCTCCCGGACCTGATTCGGCTCATCGCCGACCATCTCCACGTTCCCGCACCACGTTTCAGCGTCCCGGTCTCGCTGCTGCGGGCACTGCCGCGTGCACTGACCAAGGCCGATCCCGAGACGCTGATGTTCATCGCCAGCGACCGATACGACACCACGGCCGCGGATGACGTGGCCCGCAGGCTCGGAATCGCCCATCCACCGGTCGGCGAACTGCTGCGCGGCTGGACGGACGGGATTGTCGCGACTCGCTACGGTGCCGCCCCGGAGTCCGCCGCCGGTTTCAGCAATGGCACGTGGGTCTCGGGTGACACCAGCACACCGAAATACGTGCTGCTGCACGGTCTTCCCATCGACAGCGACGGCTGGAACGACGTCGTGAGCCGGCTGGACGCCCCCGTGCTGGCCGCCGATCTGCCCGGCGTCGGACGCTCAGCGGCGCGTCCCGATTCGATGGTCGACTGGCTC encodes the following:
- the thpD gene encoding ectoine hydroxylase; its protein translation is MTATYETRFDRYPTRTDGPAPHLERTDPTVWGEVGSAALTGFDADGYAILDGLLDRAEVADVAAEIERMTGDPELMLDERVVIERESNRVRSIFEVHKLSVLIANMLRESRIAGLARQVLGSEVYIHQSRINYMPGLRGAGFYWHSDFETWHAEDGMPAPRAVSLSIALTDNFPFNGSLMVMPGSHRTFVPCQGSTPPQHYRDSLREQQIGVPSEADITDLANRHGIAQFTGRAGSALLFDSNIMHGSPNNITPFPRSNLFIVFNSVENTLTDPYAATTPRPTYVGSRDFTPVM
- a CDS encoding sensor histidine kinase; protein product: MRSADPGGTVPDPRSSRPIMRTETLRSRVIFAFTLGAGLIALLVGVTGYCVGREGADPVWLLIGGALAAGAFGAAAGIWVSRRLSATVDDYDMMVDSLRQRIERERRLVGDVSHELRTPLTTLITSVGVLNRHSEELPERSRRALEFVSAELEHLRHILDDMLELARVEAGVHRGDTEPLSVAELLRHMLAERSYSPELLTVTGEVMISGRKVELERAIGNLFENAKRHGGGVTAVTASRVGTEVVITVDDAGPGVPAAERERIFERFATVRNARRSASGTGIGLALVAETVASHRGRVECGERPGGGARFTVRLPGVTG
- the ectA gene encoding diaminobutyrate acetyltransferase yields the protein MPPVRGSNEFLVRAPTLEDGARIWRIAADSGVLDTNSSYAYLLWCRDFADTSAVVEIDGRVGGFVIGYLRPQQPGTFFVWQVAVDEAYRGRGLGGAMLDSLMDGLAGQGVSTLETTVSPDNAASTAMFAALARRRGALLTARPLFDPGHFPDGHEPEHLFRIATAIDQEVGR
- a CDS encoding adenylate/guanylate cyclase domain-containing protein; translation: MVEGEGVREALGAAPWGSRLLGPAEEGAMSRRVRVQVLLTVPLIGANLIGIAVAMVLIGVVLPGPSVLTRRLVLLNFVATPLYAALALLLGMVWGTVWGLRTLRWSTDPDRIPNAEERHAAARVPRRLVLQQALLWLGGMAVLTPLYGLADPAFVPKFVLGIGSSAIVVCANSYLAAEFALRPVTARVLDAAPSRQSRGIGVFGRSALVWMLGSGTPVALLMVVAILALSGVDISTERLAVCVLSLGGATLVFGGLLMTQTLGATVAPIRSVRNALRRVEDGDLEAAVTVYDGTELGELQSGFNRMVLGLREREQIRDLFGRHVGHDVAAAALRRNPELGGEELDAAAIFIDIIGSTTMAATRPAREIVTILNDFFGIVVDEVERYGGLLNKFEGDAALAVFGTPALLPDAAGSALAATRAIRERLSSETTEFDAGIGVAAGRVVAGNVGAHRRYEFTVIGDAVNEAARLCELAKSDEHRVLASASTVDAAAATEQKHWDIGESVTLRGRIQPTRLARPRF
- the ectB gene encoding diaminobutyrate--2-oxoglutarate transaminase → MTAPDLTIFDELESNVRGYCRSWPAVFDTASGAWLRDEDGRDYLDFFAGAGALNYGHNNPVLKQALLEYLAGDGITHGLDMATVAKRRLLETLQRTILQPRGLDYKVQFPGPTGANAVEAALKLARKVTGRTSILNFTNAFHGMTLGALAVTGNAAKRAGAGVPLPHSTPMPYDGYLTDSQDDPFVWMETILDDASSGVDKPAAVIVETVQGEGGVNIARPEWLCALSELCSAREILLIVDDVQMGCGRTGPFFSFEEAGIIPDIVTLSKSIGGYGLPMALVLMRPELDQWAPGEHNGTFRGNNPAFVTAQVALEHYWSDTLLSTATLAKGELVHRTLDEMCGAFEGLSTRGRGLVHGVVFGEPSQAGKVAQVAFERGLLVETSGAQDEVMKLLPPLTITEPELDHGLAIIADAVAVVCDGKGR
- a CDS encoding response regulator transcription factor — protein: MGASLMIVEDDDRVRGALRLAMEDEGYDVAEAEEAETALEHLRDHGVPDVMIVDLMLGEMDGFTCIREVRRDHDVPIIVVSARDDTHDVVAALEAGADDFVTKPFEIKEITARMRALRRRARLASSRDDAPDDAAEEAPEEVLLDADPDSPLVLSPDGGTVRRGDEELHLTVTEFRVLCELAASPGRVLSRTALLERIWDRGFFGDERIVDVHVRRLRTKIEHDPSDPQIVVTVRGLGYRLDAQR
- a CDS encoding ectoine synthase, with protein sequence MIVRSTAEITGTERDVAEAGWRSKRIVLGGDGVGFSFHETTIEPATVHEFHYLNHVEAVWLVEGEGSLTDLDNGVNYELGPGSMYLLDGHEKHRLHAHTRMRMMCVFNPPVTGQEVHDENGIYPLVAVSTD
- a CDS encoding DUF5753 domain-containing protein, coding for MAAATSPRSCNHRGHPVERDHPKGGPSRHFRSTSTSTLHAQQPQCPSESARRITTWHLTLLPGLLQTLEYRRAMIWTVFPWMSTAEVEQRVEVTVKRQQRLDDPEFCVSALLSESVPHHQVGGPAVTARSLWHLAELGDRRNVSIRIVPHRVGSHLGLQTDHFVLLEFPSHTASGTRTKWIEPPVVYVEGFTGALYLERDTEVDRYRSALVEISRLALDEGDTRKMLVQTAKECAP